One Stenotrophomonas sp. SAU14A_NAIMI4_5 DNA segment encodes these proteins:
- the leuS gene encoding leucine--tRNA ligase, with protein sequence MTSAEPNVYDPQQVESAAQSFWDATRAFEVDETSDKPKYYCLSMLPYPSGALHMGHVRNYTIGDVISRYKRMTGHNVLQPMGWDAFGLPAENAAIKNKTAPAAWTYKNIDHMRSQLQSLGYAIDWSREFATCRPDYYVHEQRMFTRLMRKGLAYRRNAVVNWDPVDQTVLANEQVIDGRGWRSGALVEKREIPQWFLRITDYAQELLDGLDELDGWPESVKTMQRNWIGRSEGLEIQFDVRDVDGSALDPLRVFTTRPDTVMGVTFVSIAAEHPLALHAAKNNPELAAMLADLKQGGVSEAELETQEKRGMDTGLRAVHPVTGEQVPVWVANFVLMGYGTGAVMAVPGHDQRDNEVANKYGLPIVQVIALKDARNDDERTWDATRWQDWYSDKSRQTELVNSAEFDGLDFQGAFEALAERFERKAQGQRRVNYRLRDWGVSRQRYWGCPIPVIYCAKCGAVPVPEEQLPVVLPEDVAFSGTGSPIKTDPEWRKTTCPDCGGAAERETDTFDTFMESSWYYARYTSPGARDAVDKRGNYWLPVDQYIGGIEHAILHLMYFRFYHKLLRDARMVDSNEPARNLLCQGMVIAETYYRPNPDGSKDWINPADVDVQRDERGRITGATLIADGQPVVVGGTEKMSKSKNNGVDPQAMVGKYGADTVRLFSMFAAPPEQSLEWNEAGVDGMARFLRRLWAQVHKHAADGAAPALDVAALDANQKALRRKTHETIGKVGDDYGRRHSFNTAIAAVMELMNALARFEDASEQGRAVRQEALQAVVLLLNPITPHASHTLWQVLGHGQTLLEDQPFPQADSDALVRDALTLAVQVNGKLRGTIDVAADAAREQVEALALAEPNTAKFMEGLTVRKIIIVPGKIVNIVAA encoded by the coding sequence ATGACCAGCGCCGAACCCAACGTTTACGACCCGCAGCAGGTTGAATCCGCCGCCCAGAGCTTCTGGGATGCCACCCGCGCCTTCGAGGTCGACGAGACCTCGGACAAGCCGAAGTACTACTGCCTGTCGATGCTTCCGTACCCGTCCGGCGCGCTGCACATGGGTCATGTGCGCAACTACACGATCGGCGACGTGATCAGCCGCTACAAGCGCATGACCGGCCACAACGTGCTGCAGCCGATGGGCTGGGACGCGTTCGGCCTGCCGGCGGAAAACGCCGCGATCAAGAACAAGACCGCGCCGGCGGCGTGGACCTACAAGAACATCGACCACATGCGCAGCCAGCTGCAGTCGCTGGGCTATGCCATCGACTGGTCGCGCGAGTTCGCCACCTGCCGCCCGGACTATTACGTCCACGAGCAGCGCATGTTCACCCGCCTGATGCGCAAGGGCCTGGCCTACCGCCGCAACGCGGTGGTGAACTGGGACCCGGTCGACCAGACCGTGCTGGCCAACGAGCAGGTCATCGACGGCCGCGGCTGGCGCTCCGGCGCCCTGGTCGAGAAGCGCGAGATCCCGCAGTGGTTCCTGCGCATCACCGATTACGCCCAGGAACTGCTGGACGGCCTGGATGAGCTGGACGGCTGGCCGGAATCGGTCAAGACCATGCAGCGCAACTGGATCGGCCGTTCCGAAGGCCTGGAAATCCAGTTCGACGTGCGCGATGTCGATGGCAGCGCGCTGGACCCGCTGCGCGTGTTCACCACCCGCCCGGACACGGTGATGGGCGTGACCTTCGTGTCGATCGCCGCCGAGCACCCGCTGGCGCTGCACGCCGCGAAGAACAACCCGGAACTGGCCGCGATGCTGGCCGACCTGAAGCAGGGCGGCGTGTCCGAAGCCGAACTGGAAACCCAGGAAAAGCGCGGCATGGATACCGGCCTGCGCGCCGTGCATCCGGTCACCGGCGAGCAGGTGCCGGTGTGGGTCGCCAACTTCGTGCTGATGGGCTACGGCACCGGCGCGGTGATGGCCGTTCCCGGCCACGACCAGCGCGACAACGAGGTGGCCAACAAGTACGGCCTGCCGATCGTGCAGGTCATCGCCCTGAAGGATGCGCGCAACGACGATGAGCGCACCTGGGACGCCACCCGCTGGCAGGACTGGTACAGCGACAAGAGCCGCCAGACCGAACTGGTCAACTCGGCCGAATTCGACGGCCTGGACTTCCAGGGCGCATTCGAAGCGCTGGCCGAACGATTCGAGCGCAAGGCCCAGGGCCAGCGTCGCGTCAACTACCGCCTGCGCGACTGGGGCGTGAGCCGCCAGCGTTACTGGGGCTGCCCGATTCCGGTGATCTACTGCGCCAAGTGCGGTGCGGTGCCGGTGCCGGAAGAACAGCTGCCGGTGGTGCTGCCGGAGGACGTGGCGTTCTCGGGCACCGGTTCGCCGATCAAGACCGACCCGGAATGGCGCAAAACCACCTGCCCGGATTGCGGCGGCGCGGCCGAGCGCGAGACCGACACCTTCGACACCTTCATGGAGTCGAGCTGGTACTACGCCCGTTACACCTCGCCGGGTGCCCGTGATGCCGTCGACAAGCGCGGCAACTACTGGCTGCCGGTGGACCAGTACATCGGTGGCATCGAGCACGCGATCCTGCACCTGATGTATTTCCGCTTCTACCACAAGCTGCTGCGTGACGCGCGGATGGTGGACAGCAACGAACCGGCGCGCAACCTGCTGTGCCAGGGCATGGTGATCGCCGAGACCTACTACCGCCCGAACCCGGACGGCTCGAAGGACTGGATCAACCCGGCCGACGTGGACGTGCAGCGCGACGAGCGCGGCCGCATCACCGGCGCCACCCTGATCGCCGACGGCCAGCCGGTGGTGGTCGGTGGCACCGAGAAGATGTCCAAGTCGAAGAACAACGGCGTGGACCCGCAGGCGATGGTCGGCAAGTACGGCGCCGACACCGTGCGCCTGTTCTCGATGTTCGCCGCACCGCCGGAGCAGTCGCTGGAGTGGAACGAGGCCGGCGTGGACGGCATGGCCCGCTTCCTGCGCCGCCTGTGGGCCCAGGTGCACAAGCACGCCGCCGACGGCGCCGCCCCGGCGCTGGACGTGGCCGCACTGGATGCCAACCAGAAGGCACTGCGCCGCAAGACCCACGAGACCATCGGCAAGGTCGGTGACGACTACGGCCGCCGCCACAGCTTCAACACCGCCATTGCCGCGGTGATGGAACTGATGAACGCACTGGCCAGGTTCGAGGACGCCAGCGAGCAGGGTCGTGCGGTGCGCCAGGAAGCGCTGCAGGCCGTCGTGCTGCTGCTGAACCCGATCACCCCGCACGCCAGCCACACCCTGTGGCAGGTGCTGGGCCACGGCCAGACGCTGCTGGAAGACCAGCCGTTCCCGCAGGCCGACAGTGACGCGCTGGTGCGTGATGCGCTGACCCTGGCCGTGCAGGTCAACGGCAAGCTGCGTGGCACGATCGACGTGGCCGCCGATGCCGCGCGCGAGCAGGTGGAGGCACTGGCCCTGGCCGAGCCGAACACCGCCAAGTTCATGGAAGGCCTGACGGTGCGCAAGATCATCATCGTGCCCGGCAAGATCGTGAACATCGTCGCTGCCTGA
- a CDS encoding DUF998 domain-containing protein — protein MSVLWLDRWLGLLAAACFVLAVVGFGAALGGYSQAMHPVALLGAHGVPHALAFNVLGLVLPGALAVVVAERLRRQLPVGAGWAPRVGSQMLLLAGLAFAAMGLLPLDPEDLHGGASQLHASAWMVWVLGFVVGALMLGIPRLRAGHGRAMAGLAVACGALAGLAAFALQGVLPAPMAQRLAFACWAAWLALALPLSRAR, from the coding sequence ATGTCCGTGCTCTGGCTTGATCGTTGGTTGGGGCTGCTGGCCGCCGCGTGCTTCGTGCTGGCGGTCGTCGGATTCGGCGCAGCACTGGGCGGCTACTCCCAGGCCATGCACCCGGTGGCGCTGCTCGGGGCCCACGGCGTGCCGCACGCGCTGGCCTTCAACGTGCTGGGCCTGGTGCTGCCGGGCGCGCTGGCGGTGGTGGTGGCCGAGCGCCTGCGTCGGCAGCTGCCGGTGGGGGCCGGCTGGGCGCCGCGGGTCGGCAGCCAGATGCTGCTGCTGGCGGGATTGGCCTTCGCGGCAATGGGCCTGCTGCCGCTGGACCCGGAAGACCTGCATGGCGGCGCCAGCCAGCTGCACGCCAGCGCCTGGATGGTCTGGGTGCTGGGCTTCGTGGTCGGCGCGCTGATGTTGGGCATCCCGCGCCTGCGCGCGGGGCACGGGCGCGCCATGGCCGGGCTGGCCGTGGCCTGCGGCGCGCTGGCTGGCCTGGCCGCCTTCGCCCTGCAGGGCGTGCTGCCAGCGCCGATGGCGCAACGGCTGGCCTTCGCCTGCTGGGCGGCCTGGCTGGCGCTGGCCCTGCCCCTGTCGCGGGCGCGCTGA
- the trxA gene encoding thioredoxin, protein MTETTTHVFDATTATFEAEVLQKSLQTPVLVDFWATWCGPCKTLGPMLEKLAAEYNGAFELAKVDVDAEQQIAAAFQIRSVPTVFLVKGGQLVDGFPGAIPEGQLREFLAQHGIVPADIGDTVAEDEAPLDPQAQVDVLRAQIAAEPDKDELKLDLALALLQVGGVDEAGTLIDALPANLATDDRAVRGRARLAFATALKDAPSAEALDARIAADGKDLQARHLRGVQLLLGGHDEAALEQFLEMLRIDRSFAEGLPRKVLIDAFNVITDEDLVGRYRRKMASLLF, encoded by the coding sequence ATGACCGAGACGACGACCCACGTATTCGACGCCACCACCGCGACCTTCGAGGCCGAGGTGCTGCAGAAATCCCTGCAGACGCCGGTGCTGGTGGACTTCTGGGCCACCTGGTGCGGCCCGTGCAAGACCCTGGGCCCGATGCTGGAAAAGCTGGCGGCCGAGTACAACGGCGCGTTCGAGCTGGCCAAGGTCGATGTCGACGCCGAACAGCAGATCGCCGCCGCCTTCCAGATCCGTTCGGTGCCGACCGTGTTCCTGGTCAAGGGCGGCCAGCTGGTCGACGGCTTCCCCGGTGCCATCCCCGAAGGCCAGCTGCGTGAGTTTCTGGCCCAGCACGGCATCGTGCCGGCCGACATCGGCGACACCGTGGCCGAGGACGAAGCGCCGCTGGACCCGCAGGCACAGGTGGACGTGCTGCGTGCGCAGATCGCCGCCGAGCCGGACAAGGACGAACTGAAGCTGGACCTCGCCCTGGCCCTGCTGCAGGTGGGCGGCGTGGACGAGGCCGGCACCCTGATCGATGCCCTGCCCGCCAACCTGGCCACCGATGACCGCGCGGTGCGCGGCCGTGCCCGCCTGGCCTTCGCCACCGCGCTGAAGGATGCGCCCTCGGCCGAAGCCCTCGACGCGCGCATCGCCGCCGACGGCAAGGACCTGCAGGCCCGCCATCTGCGTGGCGTGCAGCTGCTGCTCGGCGGCCACGACGAAGCCGCGCTGGAACAGTTCCTGGAGATGCTGCGGATCGACCGCAGCTTCGCCGAAGGCCTGCCACGCAAGGTGCTGATCGATGCCTTCAACGTCATCACCGACGAGGACCTGGTTGGCCGCTACCGCCGGAAGATGGCCTCGCTGCTGTTCTGA
- a CDS encoding FecR domain-containing protein — protein sequence MGSCSCAPAQPGQHSVTVGRSSSSLVRRFAGLLCALLLLPGLAAAQDWNYRVRPGDTLWDLGGLYLKTDVPWQQLQQHNRIDNPYRLPPGGLLRFPVSWLRVEPAPARVLAVRGAVQLVAANGSATRALLAGELLHIGDTVQTDADASVTLEFADASRLQLREHSRLRLDQLSRYGRTGMVDTRMRLQQGRASNRVTPARGPASRYIIDAPAATSSVRGTVFRVSAGDSTQVGATEVLEGRVQVGNPHGQRLVRPGQASRSASADTAPDAVSALLPAPRLRSDTTALAPLPARLAWEPVAAADHYRIEVVLAATPEILLFAATTRDTSLVIDDLPPGALRLLLRAVDAQGVEGLDASADFLLSDQPPPPLTVSPLHGQSVNSDRPRFRWTQAPGAGSSVLQIAAEPRFLQPLQQQASTGTDLRLATPLPPGQYFWRVASRDGQGHQGPFGQALPLQLTDEPVDPALQPPEAAHGELTLRWQAGSEGQRYRVQVDRRGDFKAPLVDETLAQPQVSLKRPLRGTLHVRVQYIDDDGHAGPFSSPQQVTLPCRLCYGAGGGALLLWLLL from the coding sequence ATGGGGTCTTGCAGCTGCGCCCCCGCTCAGCCGGGACAGCACTCCGTGACCGTTGGCCGTTCGTCGTCTTCCCTCGTCCGCCGCTTCGCCGGACTGTTGTGCGCCCTGCTCCTGCTGCCCGGCCTCGCCGCCGCACAGGACTGGAACTACCGGGTCCGCCCCGGCGATACCCTCTGGGACCTGGGCGGCCTGTACCTGAAGACGGACGTGCCGTGGCAGCAGCTGCAGCAGCACAACCGCATCGACAACCCCTACCGCCTGCCACCCGGCGGACTGCTGCGCTTCCCGGTCAGCTGGCTGCGGGTCGAACCGGCCCCGGCCCGCGTGCTGGCCGTGCGTGGCGCCGTGCAACTGGTGGCCGCCAATGGCAGCGCCACCCGCGCCCTGCTCGCCGGCGAGCTGCTGCACATCGGCGACACCGTGCAGACCGATGCCGATGCCAGCGTCACCCTCGAATTCGCCGATGCATCGCGCCTGCAGCTGCGCGAGCACTCGCGGCTGCGCCTGGACCAGCTGAGCCGTTACGGCCGCACCGGCATGGTCGACACTCGTATGCGCCTGCAGCAGGGCCGGGCCAGCAACCGCGTCACCCCTGCCCGCGGCCCGGCGTCGCGCTACATCATCGATGCCCCTGCTGCTACCAGCAGCGTGCGCGGCACGGTGTTCCGGGTCAGCGCCGGCGACAGTACGCAGGTCGGCGCCACCGAAGTGCTGGAAGGCCGCGTGCAGGTCGGCAACCCGCATGGCCAGCGCCTGGTGCGCCCGGGCCAGGCCAGCCGCAGCGCCAGCGCCGATACCGCACCCGACGCCGTCTCCGCGCTGCTGCCCGCGCCGCGGCTGCGCAGCGATACCACCGCGCTGGCGCCACTGCCGGCACGCCTGGCCTGGGAGCCGGTGGCTGCTGCCGACCACTACCGGATTGAAGTGGTGCTGGCCGCCACGCCGGAGATCCTGCTGTTCGCGGCTACCACCCGCGACACCTCGCTGGTCATCGACGACCTTCCGCCCGGCGCCCTGCGCCTGCTGCTGCGCGCCGTCGATGCGCAGGGCGTGGAGGGCCTGGATGCCAGCGCCGATTTCCTGCTCAGCGACCAGCCGCCACCGCCGCTGACCGTGTCGCCCCTGCACGGCCAGTCCGTCAACAGTGACCGGCCGCGCTTCCGCTGGACCCAGGCCCCGGGCGCGGGCAGCAGCGTGCTGCAGATCGCCGCCGAGCCTCGTTTCCTGCAGCCGCTGCAGCAGCAGGCCAGCACCGGCACCGACCTGCGCCTGGCCACGCCGCTGCCGCCCGGCCAGTATTTCTGGCGCGTGGCCTCGCGCGATGGCCAGGGCCACCAGGGACCGTTCGGCCAGGCCCTGCCGCTGCAGCTCACCGACGAACCGGTCGACCCGGCCCTGCAGCCGCCCGAAGCTGCGCATGGCGAGCTGACCCTGCGCTGGCAGGCCGGCAGCGAAGGCCAGCGCTACCGCGTGCAGGTCGACCGCCGCGGTGACTTCAAGGCACCACTGGTGGATGAAACGCTGGCGCAGCCGCAGGTCAGCTTGAAGCGACCGTTGCGCGGCACCCTGCACGTGCGCGTGCAGTACATCGACGACGACGGCCACGCCGGCCCGTTCTCATCGCCCCAGCAGGTCACGTTGCCGTGCCGGCTGTGCTACGGCGCTGGCGGCGGTGCCCTGCTGCTGTGGCTGCTGCTGTGA